The following are encoded together in the Hemicordylus capensis ecotype Gifberg chromosome 4, rHemCap1.1.pri, whole genome shotgun sequence genome:
- the GEM gene encoding GTP-binding protein GEM isoform X2, whose translation MTLNNVTMRHSSSSALQPQQQRWSIPADARHLVVQKDPQECIRHKRYTMSPEEYYRRSWSSESSDSVISSESGNTYYRVVLIGEQGVGKTTIANIFAGVHDSMDSDCEVLGDAYERTLLVDGESATIILLDMWENKGENGWLQDHCMQVGDAYLIVYSITDRLSFERASELRIQLRRARQTEDIPIILVGNKSDLVRCREVSVSEGRACAVVFDCKFIETSAAVQHNVKELFEGIVRQVRLRRDSKEKNEKRLAYQKRRESIPKKARRFWGKIVAKKNKNMAFKLKSKSCHDLSVL comes from the exons atGACTCTGAACAATGTTACAATgcgtcacagcagcagcagcgccttgcagccgcagcagcagcgctGGAGCATCCCAGCAGATGCAAGGCACCTGGTAGTCCAGAAAGACCCCCAGGAGTGCATCCGACACAAAAGGTACACCATGAGCCCTGAAGAGTATTACCGAAGAAGCTGGTCATCAGAGTCTTCCGATTCCGTCATCTCCTCCGAGTCAGGAAATACCTACTACCGGGTGGTGCTCATTGGGGAACAAGGAGTTGGCAAAACCACCATTGCAAACATCTTTGCAGGTGTGCACGACAGCATGGACAGTGACTGCGAAGTCCTGGGAG ATGCCTATGAACGAACCCTGCTGGTAGATGGTGAAAGTGCCACAATCATCCTTCTTGACATGTGGGAAAACAAG GGTGAAAATGGATGGCTTCAGGATCACTGCATGCAAGTTGGAGACGCCTATTTGATTGTCTATTCCATCACGGACCGCTTAAGCTTTGAGAGAGCCTCTGAGCTCAGAATCCAGCTCCGCAGGGCACGTCAGACAGAAGACATCCCCATTATTTTAGTTGGCAACAAAAGCGATCTCGTCAGGTGCCGCGAAGTTTCTGTTTCAG AAGGCAGAGCCTGCGCTGTTGTGTTTGACTGTAAGTTCATTGAGACCTCGGCAGCTGTCCAGCACAATGTGAAGGAACTCTTTGAAGGTATTGTTCGTCAAGTGCGGCTAAGAAGAGACAGCAAAGAAAAGAACGAGAAGAGGCTGGCGTatcagaagaggagagaaagcaTTCCTAAGAAAGCCAGGCGCTTCTGGGGCAAAATTGTAGCCAAGAAGAACAAGAACATGGCCTTCAAACTCAAATCCAAGTCTTGCCACGATCTCTCTGTCCTTTAG
- the GEM gene encoding GTP-binding protein GEM isoform X1, giving the protein MTLNNVTMRHSSSSALQPQQQRWSIPADARHLVVQKDPQECIRHKRYTMSPEEYYRRSWSSESSDSVISSESGNTYYRVVLIGEQGVGKTTIANIFAGVHDSMDSDCEVLGEDAYERTLLVDGESATIILLDMWENKGENGWLQDHCMQVGDAYLIVYSITDRLSFERASELRIQLRRARQTEDIPIILVGNKSDLVRCREVSVSEGRACAVVFDCKFIETSAAVQHNVKELFEGIVRQVRLRRDSKEKNEKRLAYQKRRESIPKKARRFWGKIVAKKNKNMAFKLKSKSCHDLSVL; this is encoded by the exons atGACTCTGAACAATGTTACAATgcgtcacagcagcagcagcgccttgcagccgcagcagcagcgctGGAGCATCCCAGCAGATGCAAGGCACCTGGTAGTCCAGAAAGACCCCCAGGAGTGCATCCGACACAAAAGGTACACCATGAGCCCTGAAGAGTATTACCGAAGAAGCTGGTCATCAGAGTCTTCCGATTCCGTCATCTCCTCCGAGTCAGGAAATACCTACTACCGGGTGGTGCTCATTGGGGAACAAGGAGTTGGCAAAACCACCATTGCAAACATCTTTGCAGGTGTGCACGACAGCATGGACAGTGACTGCGAAGTCCTGGGAG AAGATGCCTATGAACGAACCCTGCTGGTAGATGGTGAAAGTGCCACAATCATCCTTCTTGACATGTGGGAAAACAAG GGTGAAAATGGATGGCTTCAGGATCACTGCATGCAAGTTGGAGACGCCTATTTGATTGTCTATTCCATCACGGACCGCTTAAGCTTTGAGAGAGCCTCTGAGCTCAGAATCCAGCTCCGCAGGGCACGTCAGACAGAAGACATCCCCATTATTTTAGTTGGCAACAAAAGCGATCTCGTCAGGTGCCGCGAAGTTTCTGTTTCAG AAGGCAGAGCCTGCGCTGTTGTGTTTGACTGTAAGTTCATTGAGACCTCGGCAGCTGTCCAGCACAATGTGAAGGAACTCTTTGAAGGTATTGTTCGTCAAGTGCGGCTAAGAAGAGACAGCAAAGAAAAGAACGAGAAGAGGCTGGCGTatcagaagaggagagaaagcaTTCCTAAGAAAGCCAGGCGCTTCTGGGGCAAAATTGTAGCCAAGAAGAACAAGAACATGGCCTTCAAACTCAAATCCAAGTCTTGCCACGATCTCTCTGTCCTTTAG